One Blastopirellula marina genomic window carries:
- a CDS encoding amidohydrolase family protein yields MPTSSPAIIDTHQHLWDLAKLELPWLNGAGPPLAGKHWTEEYAKATEGLNIEASMYMEVDAAADQKQREADTILGLITSGKTTTRYAILSADPGKNGFRKFVDQFRENDAVKGFRQVLHGGSTPAGYCLQPKFIENCRYLGSLGKTFDLCIRPKELKDAARLAEACPQTRFVLDHCGNADPKAFFPSNDSRRGTPDHDADQWRQDMATLAEQENLFCKISGIVARVPDQWNPDDLRPIVQHCAEAFGESRIVFGSDWPVCKMGASLQDWVAALTQIITPWSADHQSRLWRENALAVYHI; encoded by the coding sequence ATGCCGACATCAAGCCCTGCGATTATCGATACGCACCAACACCTTTGGGATCTGGCCAAACTGGAACTTCCCTGGCTCAACGGAGCCGGACCTCCCTTGGCGGGTAAACACTGGACCGAGGAATATGCCAAGGCCACCGAGGGACTGAATATCGAAGCATCGATGTACATGGAAGTCGACGCTGCCGCAGATCAGAAGCAGCGCGAGGCGGACACAATTCTTGGCTTGATTACTTCCGGAAAGACTACGACTCGCTACGCGATTCTGTCGGCCGATCCTGGTAAGAACGGGTTTCGCAAGTTCGTCGATCAGTTTCGCGAAAACGACGCGGTCAAGGGATTCCGCCAAGTGCTGCATGGGGGCAGTACGCCCGCTGGTTACTGCTTGCAACCCAAATTCATCGAGAACTGTCGCTATCTCGGGTCGCTTGGCAAAACGTTCGATCTCTGCATTCGCCCCAAGGAACTAAAAGACGCCGCGCGTCTGGCAGAGGCCTGTCCGCAAACCCGCTTCGTGCTCGATCATTGCGGCAATGCCGATCCGAAAGCATTCTTCCCAAGCAACGATTCACGGCGTGGGACGCCTGATCACGACGCCGACCAGTGGCGACAAGACATGGCCACGTTGGCCGAACAAGAGAATCTATTCTGTAAGATTTCTGGCATCGTCGCGCGCGTACCGGACCAATGGAACCCGGACGACCTGCGCCCGATTGTTCAACATTGCGCCGAGGCGTTTGGTGAAAGCCGGATTGTGTTCGGCAGCGATTGGCCGGTCTGCAAGATGGGTGCCTCGCTGCAAGATTGGGTCGCAGCCCTCACGCAGATCATCACGCCCTGGTCAGCTGACCATCAATCACGGTTGTGGCGCGAGAACGCCCTGGCCGTCTACCACATCTAA
- a CDS encoding sulfatase-like hydrolase/transferase — translation MLRYLSVLLLVVISCHWVAAQEKDEAPRPNILWITSEDNGPELGCYGDSYADSPNIDSIAAKGMRYKRAWSNAPVCAPARTTIISGIYPPATGAEHMRSNTVLPADVHMFPYYLHEAGYYCTNNSKEDYNLAKEGFVWDQSNGKAHWRGRKEGQPFFAVFNFTTSHESQLRKRPHTLVHDPAKAPIPAYHPDTPEVRHDWAQYYDKITEMDKQVGKVLAQLKEDGLDEDTIIFYYGDHGSGMPRSKRWPYDSGLHVPMIVHVPEKFKKLAPKDYEVGGESDRLVSFIDLAPTVLSLVGIEPKPWMDGDAFMGPFETKNPEYMYGFRGRMDERYDMVRSCTDGRFVYIRQFMPHKIYGQHIDYMFQTPTTQVWKKLYDEGKLNAAQSHFWETKPAEELYDLTTDPDEVNNLADDPAYADQLEKMRFAIHQWQQEIRDIGFMPEAEIHSQRGDLSPYELGHDPKRYHLARVQATAEMAAQRSPDFLPNLMDGLKSDDITVRYWSALGILMQGEPAIGQSREALRGALEDSSKSVRCIAAEALGRYGNKEDVKLALDQLGEMVDPTKNGVYVSMLALNSIDAMDERAKPLAETLKSTPDGAKQAPPRMGNYVNRLLQELSAELSK, via the coding sequence ATGTTGCGATATTTGTCGGTTCTGCTGCTCGTTGTCATCAGTTGCCACTGGGTGGCTGCCCAAGAGAAGGACGAGGCGCCGCGGCCGAATATCTTATGGATTACCAGCGAAGATAACGGACCGGAGCTGGGCTGTTACGGCGATAGCTACGCTGACTCGCCGAACATCGATTCGATCGCGGCGAAGGGAATGCGTTACAAGCGAGCCTGGTCGAATGCCCCCGTGTGTGCGCCAGCTCGTACGACGATCATTTCAGGCATCTATCCGCCAGCGACTGGTGCCGAGCATATGCGAAGCAATACCGTGCTGCCGGCTGATGTGCATATGTTCCCTTACTATTTGCACGAAGCGGGCTACTACTGTACGAACAATTCCAAGGAGGACTACAACCTGGCCAAAGAAGGTTTCGTATGGGATCAGTCCAACGGCAAGGCTCACTGGCGAGGTCGCAAGGAAGGGCAGCCGTTCTTCGCGGTGTTCAATTTCACGACAAGTCACGAAAGCCAACTACGGAAACGTCCGCACACGCTAGTTCACGATCCAGCGAAAGCACCGATCCCGGCTTATCATCCTGATACCCCGGAAGTGCGTCACGACTGGGCGCAGTACTACGACAAGATCACCGAGATGGACAAACAGGTCGGCAAGGTCTTGGCCCAACTCAAAGAAGATGGCTTGGACGAAGATACGATTATTTTCTATTACGGTGACCACGGCAGCGGCATGCCGCGCAGCAAACGTTGGCCATATGATTCGGGCCTGCATGTCCCGATGATCGTCCATGTGCCGGAGAAGTTTAAGAAACTGGCTCCTAAGGATTATGAAGTTGGCGGCGAATCAGATCGCTTGGTCAGCTTCATCGACCTGGCACCAACCGTGCTAAGCCTGGTCGGCATCGAGCCGAAGCCGTGGATGGATGGGGATGCATTCATGGGGCCATTCGAAACTAAGAACCCTGAGTACATGTATGGTTTCCGTGGTCGAATGGACGAACGGTACGACATGGTTCGTTCGTGCACCGATGGTCGCTTTGTCTATATTCGCCAGTTCATGCCGCACAAAATTTACGGTCAGCACATCGATTACATGTTCCAGACACCGACGACCCAGGTGTGGAAGAAGCTGTACGACGAAGGGAAACTGAACGCCGCGCAAAGTCATTTTTGGGAGACAAAGCCCGCCGAGGAACTATACGATCTGACGACCGACCCGGACGAGGTGAACAACCTGGCCGACGACCCGGCCTATGCCGATCAGCTCGAGAAGATGCGGTTCGCGATTCATCAGTGGCAGCAGGAAATCCGCGATATCGGCTTCATGCCGGAAGCGGAGATCCATTCGCAGCGTGGTGATCTTTCCCCTTACGAACTGGGGCACGATCCGAAGCGTTACCACCTGGCCCGCGTGCAAGCAACCGCCGAAATGGCGGCTCAGCGAAGCCCTGATTTCCTGCCGAACCTGATGGATGGGCTGAAATCGGACGATATCACGGTTCGATATTGGTCGGCTCTGGGGATCCTGATGCAAGGGGAACCAGCGATCGGCCAGTCGCGAGAAGCCCTGCGTGGAGCTTTGGAAGATTCGTCGAAAAGTGTGCGTTGTATCGCGGCCGAAGCATTAGGACGCTACGGAAATAAAGAAGACGTGAAGTTGGCCCTCGATCAACTAGGGGAGATGGTCGACCCGACGAAGAACGGAGTCTACGTGTCGATGCTGGCACTCAATTCGATTGATGCCATGGACGAGCGAGCAAAACCGCTGGCTGAAACCCTGAAATCGACGCCCGATGGCGCGAAACAAGCGCCACCTCGGATGGGAAATTACGTCAATCGATTACTGCAGGAACTATCTGCGGAATTAAGCAAGTAG
- a CDS encoding AI-2E family transporter has protein sequence MNQEGLSVKKLTEEQSWLQTGALLVLAFIAFSFGLSYARAVLVPFTLALFLNYLVAPVVDFQMIRLKFSKFVSVTLTLLMVVLVLVLMTLLALSVIQNVSEVTNNRVFMGKVQQAFERPVNWAFGILEQMGIVEEDEGSGNDAPVLPETEDPATGKPVITKEDAPDVADVNLEAQIDPPKKEPDPEPVLPLPEDEEAPSEDEGNDPLGLEDLPADDATDEESESDASEDDTGLVVGTKSQKDRFRQLITLVLRQIDLAVASWAGVTLLNILSSTILTSIFVGFMLAGRDPYKISKGIYAEIDQNVRKYISTKFFISAVTGVLVWILLSMMGMQFASMFGLFAFFLNFIPSIGSIIATFLPLPIALVQFGDSPMMVAAAILLPGSVQMVMGNVIEPKIMGDGLQLHPATILLALAFFGMLWGPVGMLLAAPITASVRIVLMRFKTTEPIGRLMAGVLPEEDEHIHHM, from the coding sequence ATGAATCAAGAAGGATTGTCGGTCAAGAAGCTGACGGAAGAACAATCGTGGCTTCAAACCGGCGCGCTTCTCGTGTTGGCTTTCATCGCGTTTTCCTTCGGCCTGTCGTATGCGCGGGCCGTTCTGGTGCCGTTTACGCTGGCCCTCTTTCTCAACTATTTAGTTGCTCCGGTCGTCGACTTTCAGATGATCCGGTTGAAGTTCAGCAAGTTCGTTTCGGTCACACTGACACTCTTGATGGTGGTGTTGGTGTTGGTGCTGATGACACTCTTGGCACTTTCTGTGATTCAGAATGTTTCCGAAGTGACCAATAACCGCGTCTTTATGGGCAAGGTTCAACAGGCCTTCGAACGACCCGTGAACTGGGCGTTTGGCATTCTTGAACAGATGGGCATTGTTGAAGAAGACGAAGGAAGCGGGAACGATGCCCCTGTCCTGCCAGAGACCGAAGACCCGGCCACCGGCAAGCCCGTCATCACGAAAGAGGATGCTCCGGACGTTGCCGACGTGAATCTGGAGGCCCAGATCGATCCTCCTAAGAAAGAGCCCGATCCAGAGCCCGTTTTGCCGTTGCCAGAGGATGAGGAGGCCCCGTCGGAAGATGAAGGGAACGATCCTCTCGGTTTGGAAGATCTGCCAGCTGATGATGCGACCGATGAGGAAAGTGAATCCGATGCATCGGAAGACGATACTGGCTTGGTGGTCGGCACCAAGAGTCAGAAAGATCGATTTCGGCAACTCATCACACTTGTGTTGCGACAGATCGACCTGGCGGTTGCCAGTTGGGCCGGGGTGACACTGCTGAACATCTTAAGCAGCACAATCCTGACGTCCATCTTCGTTGGTTTCATGCTGGCTGGTCGTGATCCGTACAAGATCTCGAAAGGCATTTATGCCGAGATCGATCAGAACGTTCGGAAATACATTTCCACCAAGTTCTTCATCTCGGCCGTTACAGGTGTGCTAGTCTGGATTTTGCTATCGATGATGGGAATGCAGTTCGCTTCGATGTTTGGGCTGTTTGCGTTCTTTTTGAATTTCATTCCATCGATCGGTTCGATCATTGCAACGTTCTTGCCGCTGCCGATTGCCTTGGTGCAGTTCGGTGACTCGCCAATGATGGTCGCCGCGGCGATCCTTCTGCCTGGCAGCGTCCAGATGGTGATGGGGAACGTGATCGAGCCAAAGATCATGGGAGATGGCCTCCAACTGCACCCCGCGACGATTCTGCTGGCGCTTGCCTTCTTTGGCATGTTGTGGGGACCGGTTGGCATGCTTCTGGCTGCACCCATCACGGCCAGCGTGCGAATCGTTTTGATGCGATTCAAAACGACGGAGCCAATCGGACGTCTTATGGCCGGTGTGTTGCCGGAAGAAGACGAACATATCCATCACATGTAA
- a CDS encoding DUF2293 domain-containing protein: MPQPAFSPGPRDRTVRDAAGNVHAVPTGWELLPPGDAGLTRRVKAAGDHMVVQEKKGRRMFSRGVWAPAATIRKVEAGLTAERSTDAYAKRQKAVAEKREKVQEEYVEDFFGAVVKFLNFHPDFDVMAHRFAKAVTKHATPVGSGTVARTKRIPIERRAESAVIAWMRHQTTAYDTMKIARVKGKRREVRRMLAQRSKELLQRYRQGREIPTDCPLRMALGQKTLA; this comes from the coding sequence ATGCCCCAGCCTGCTTTTTCCCCTGGTCCCCGCGATCGAACGGTTCGCGATGCAGCGGGCAACGTTCATGCTGTGCCAACCGGGTGGGAATTGCTTCCCCCGGGCGATGCCGGTCTCACTCGACGTGTCAAAGCGGCTGGCGACCATATGGTGGTGCAGGAGAAAAAAGGGCGTCGCATGTTCTCTCGTGGCGTTTGGGCCCCAGCGGCGACGATACGGAAAGTCGAGGCAGGCCTGACCGCGGAACGCTCGACCGACGCCTACGCAAAACGCCAAAAGGCAGTCGCCGAAAAGCGTGAGAAGGTCCAAGAAGAGTACGTGGAAGACTTCTTCGGAGCAGTCGTCAAGTTCCTCAACTTCCATCCAGACTTCGACGTCATGGCGCATCGCTTCGCCAAAGCGGTCACCAAACATGCGACCCCTGTCGGCAGTGGAACGGTCGCTCGAACCAAACGCATCCCGATCGAACGCCGAGCCGAATCCGCCGTGATTGCCTGGATGCGGCATCAAACGACCGCCTACGACACGATGAAGATCGCACGCGTTAAAGGAAAACGCCGTGAAGTCCGCCGTATGCTGGCCCAACGCTCGAAAGAACTGCTGCAACGATACCGGCAAGGCCGCGAGATCCCCACGGACTGCCCGCTGCGAATGGCACTCGGGCAGAAAACACTGGCCTAA
- a CDS encoding zeta toxin family protein has protein sequence MSLRPLLQLGDPPHLVAIAGPNGAGKTTFYHSQVSHTGLRLVNADVLAKQLNLAPYAAAKVAIKIRDQLVVQRESFAFETVFSDPVGEKVQFLIDAAKAGYDVTLCFVGLASAKLSIQRVAMRVSQGGHDVPMDKLKARHPRTMNNLKLAIPKLERVIVFDQSDLRTPYRYLARFEKGKAVFLAKHTPTWLKRACP, from the coding sequence GTGAGCCTCCGGCCTTTATTGCAGCTCGGCGACCCACCTCACCTTGTTGCCATTGCCGGCCCGAACGGCGCCGGCAAGACTACGTTCTACCATTCGCAGGTTTCCCATACTGGGCTTAGACTAGTTAACGCAGATGTCCTGGCGAAGCAACTGAATCTGGCCCCTTACGCTGCCGCGAAAGTTGCAATCAAGATTCGTGACCAACTTGTCGTTCAACGTGAAAGCTTCGCGTTCGAGACCGTCTTCTCTGATCCCGTGGGCGAGAAAGTTCAATTCTTAATCGACGCGGCCAAAGCTGGCTATGATGTCACACTTTGTTTCGTTGGACTGGCGTCCGCCAAGCTTTCCATTCAACGAGTCGCAATGCGAGTGAGCCAAGGTGGACACGATGTACCGATGGATAAGCTGAAAGCTCGCCATCCTCGTACCATGAACAATCTGAAGCTGGCAATCCCCAAGTTAGAACGCGTTATCGTTTTCGATCAAAGCGATCTACGCACGCCGTATCGCTATTTAGCTCGTTTCGAGAAGGGCAAAGCCGTTTTTCTGGCGAAGCATACGCCAACTTGGCTCAAGCGAGCGTGCCCCTGA
- a CDS encoding TA system antitoxin ParD family protein, with protein MSQPVKLSDTLVNDARATSSLAERSIAGQIEFWAQLGKAIEPLLYGDQVFALRKRGDLISLTEVLETVDTSAGKARLETHLQQLPFPHYEPTDDPDYLVRIEQDGSRTTGRFVEGKFVTGNPARKPKGKGHS; from the coding sequence ATGAGCCAACCTGTCAAACTTTCCGATACCCTCGTCAACGATGCGAGGGCGACTAGTTCTCTGGCCGAGCGATCGATTGCCGGCCAGATCGAATTTTGGGCGCAACTTGGCAAGGCGATTGAGCCGCTGCTCTACGGCGATCAAGTCTTCGCACTTCGGAAGCGTGGAGATCTCATTTCGCTGACGGAAGTTTTAGAGACTGTCGATACTTCCGCAGGAAAAGCTCGGTTGGAGACACATCTCCAGCAACTTCCCTTCCCACATTACGAACCGACCGACGATCCAGATTATCTAGTCCGCATCGAACAGGATGGTTCCAGAACGACGGGCCGATTCGTCGAGGGCAAGTTCGTCACCGGCAACCCCGCACGAAAACCGAAAGGTAAGGGGCATTCGTGA
- a CDS encoding family 16 glycoside hydrolase, translating into MLHFPVTLIVLGLTVLFTSPLFAADVPTPELCELQFEDAFERDEPTPGKEEVGGGWTTNSRWRAAGNQQVDLVDGAIHITRYPSADHGVAVFHPVDFQDGTVQLRFKLDKGDQLGVDFADKELKTVHAGHLCVARVSLNKLVINDSKTGRMDLKNREKLQAGDKSPELMKLLQTKTASFPVQLKPNTWHDLQITITGDTMTVSIDGKEAGQLKSPGIAHPTKRHISLAVNKEAWVDDVKIWKKK; encoded by the coding sequence ATGCTTCACTTTCCCGTTACCCTGATTGTGCTTGGCCTGACAGTTTTGTTTACATCTCCATTGTTTGCCGCGGATGTTCCCACCCCGGAGTTGTGCGAACTTCAATTCGAAGACGCCTTCGAGCGTGACGAACCAACGCCTGGGAAAGAAGAAGTCGGCGGTGGCTGGACTACCAACAGCCGCTGGCGAGCAGCCGGTAACCAGCAGGTCGACCTCGTCGATGGTGCGATACATATCACCCGCTACCCTTCGGCCGATCACGGTGTGGCCGTCTTTCACCCGGTCGACTTTCAAGACGGTACAGTGCAGCTTCGTTTTAAGCTCGACAAGGGAGACCAACTGGGTGTCGACTTCGCAGACAAAGAACTGAAGACCGTCCACGCTGGCCACCTGTGCGTAGCGCGCGTGTCGCTTAACAAACTGGTCATCAACGATTCGAAGACAGGACGCATGGACTTGAAGAATCGAGAAAAGCTGCAAGCGGGCGACAAGTCACCTGAACTGATGAAGCTTCTGCAAACTAAAACGGCCAGCTTTCCAGTTCAGTTGAAACCCAACACTTGGCACGATCTACAAATCACGATCACTGGCGACACAATGACCGTTTCCATCGACGGCAAAGAAGCCGGCCAACTGAAATCACCCGGGATAGCTCACCCCACCAAACGCCACATCTCCCTAGCCGTCAACAAAGAAGCCTGGGTAGACGACGTGAAAATTTGGAAGAAGAAGTAG
- a CDS encoding CAP domain-containing protein encodes MTRFPLALLLTFVFSSCLLAAPESGDQTPKKETETKKVEAQKSDDAQKSEDDFLHKHPTLVKMWKHSNEVRARYQLHAQRISPELTKAAQDHAWYMARTGQFSHSVNGGFVARARRHKYPGAPYGEIILYGAGSIPDTFNGWLNSPGHRAILLSGAREVGYGYAVGRDGRTYWVGVFGN; translated from the coding sequence ATGACCCGATTCCCCCTCGCCCTGCTTTTGACCTTTGTTTTCAGTTCCTGCTTGCTGGCCGCTCCCGAATCTGGCGACCAGACTCCCAAGAAGGAAACGGAAACCAAAAAGGTCGAAGCCCAGAAGTCGGACGACGCCCAGAAGTCAGAAGATGACTTTCTGCACAAGCATCCGACGCTGGTGAAGATGTGGAAGCACTCCAACGAAGTTCGTGCCCGCTATCAGCTTCACGCTCAGCGAATCAGCCCCGAGTTGACCAAAGCTGCGCAAGACCACGCCTGGTACATGGCCCGCACTGGTCAGTTCAGTCACTCAGTAAATGGTGGCTTTGTCGCCCGCGCCCGCCGGCACAAGTACCCAGGTGCACCCTACGGCGAAATCATTCTGTACGGAGCCGGCAGCATTCCGGATACGTTCAACGGATGGTTGAACAGCCCTGGTCACCGTGCAATCCTGCTAAGCGGTGCCCGCGAAGTTGGCTACGGCTATGCCGTCGGTCGCGATGGCCGCACCTATTGGGTCGGCGTCTTCGGTAACTAA
- a CDS encoding NAD-dependent malic enzyme, producing MQSASQLGILNDPHFNHGTAFTEEQRCSLGLEGLLPWGVDTLDRQIERVLGHLASKPTDIERYVYLQDLVERNETLFYATLMSDPARFVPIVYDPTIADACLSYGQIYRRPQGMYLNKNMKDRFTHVLSNWPNKEVRFICVTSGGRILGLGDIGVNGAPIPIGKLQLYTACAGVPPEGLLPIHLDIGTTNAALRADPLYLGLRETTPGDDEVDSIVDAFMEAANEVFPGVCVHFEDWKGTDAIRLLKRYQDKYLVYNDDIQGTASVTLAGLITALQIKHEKLTDQRILFAGAGSAGIGIANMIVEAMVMQGVSEEDARAKITMFDANGLLTKKREDLTPSQLVYAHELQDTHDLEEAVQQVRPTILIGVSTVGGLFTEGVVKAMHVQCNRPVIFPLSNPTDHAEATAEQIYTWTEGQALVAAGVQFPDVTINGQTFHPGQANNFYIFPAVGMAVYATKPKRINDAMFIAAAHGSADQVGQFERDHGMLFPRQDSILETEITTATRVAEFIFDQGEATVERPTNIRAWIESMVYHPSY from the coding sequence ATGCAAAGTGCCAGCCAGCTGGGGATTTTAAACGACCCACACTTCAATCACGGAACCGCTTTCACCGAAGAGCAGCGCTGTTCGTTGGGGCTTGAGGGACTTTTGCCTTGGGGAGTCGACACGTTGGATCGTCAGATCGAACGCGTGCTGGGACACCTCGCTTCCAAGCCGACCGACATCGAACGTTATGTCTATCTGCAAGATCTGGTCGAACGTAACGAAACATTATTCTACGCTACGTTAATGAGCGATCCGGCTCGCTTCGTGCCGATTGTTTATGATCCGACGATTGCCGACGCGTGTCTCTCCTACGGACAGATTTACCGTCGTCCGCAAGGCATGTACCTGAACAAGAACATGAAGGATCGCTTCACGCACGTTTTGTCGAATTGGCCTAATAAAGAAGTTCGCTTTATTTGCGTGACCAGTGGCGGACGAATTTTGGGGTTGGGCGATATTGGCGTGAACGGTGCGCCGATCCCAATTGGCAAGCTGCAACTTTACACCGCCTGTGCTGGCGTCCCGCCTGAGGGGTTGCTGCCGATTCATCTCGATATCGGAACGACGAACGCGGCCTTACGAGCCGATCCTCTTTACCTCGGCTTGCGAGAAACGACGCCAGGCGATGACGAAGTCGACTCGATTGTCGACGCGTTTATGGAAGCCGCCAACGAGGTTTTCCCCGGTGTGTGTGTGCACTTCGAGGATTGGAAGGGAACCGATGCAATCCGATTGCTCAAGCGGTACCAAGATAAATACCTGGTCTACAACGACGACATTCAAGGAACGGCCAGCGTGACGTTGGCCGGACTCATCACCGCGCTGCAGATTAAGCATGAGAAGCTAACGGATCAGCGCATTCTGTTTGCTGGGGCTGGCTCGGCCGGTATTGGTATCGCCAACATGATTGTGGAAGCGATGGTCATGCAGGGCGTCAGTGAAGAGGACGCTCGGGCGAAGATCACGATGTTCGACGCCAATGGGCTACTGACCAAGAAGCGGGAGGACTTGACTCCTTCGCAATTGGTTTACGCCCATGAGCTGCAAGACACGCACGATCTGGAAGAAGCTGTGCAGCAAGTTCGACCGACGATTTTGATAGGCGTAAGCACTGTGGGCGGCCTGTTCACGGAAGGGGTCGTCAAGGCGATGCATGTTCAATGTAATCGGCCGGTGATCTTCCCGCTAAGCAATCCGACCGATCACGCCGAGGCAACTGCCGAGCAGATTTATACCTGGACTGAAGGCCAAGCGTTGGTCGCCGCCGGCGTTCAATTTCCCGACGTGACGATCAACGGTCAGACGTTCCATCCGGGTCAGGCCAATAATTTCTATATCTTCCCAGCCGTTGGCATGGCCGTTTACGCGACCAAGCCGAAACGTATCAACGACGCCATGTTCATCGCCGCCGCCCACGGCAGCGCTGATCAAGTCGGGCAGTTCGAGCGAGATCACGGCATGCTGTTCCCGCGTCAAGACTCGATTTTGGAAACCGAAATCACCACGGCAACGAGGGTGGCGGAATTTATCTTTGATCAAGGAGAGGCAACCGTCGAGCGGCCGACGAACATTCGAGCGTGGATCGAGTCGATGGTCTACCATCCCTCGTACTAA